One Marinibacterium anthonyi genomic region harbors:
- the stp gene encoding Spectinomycin tetracycline efflux pump — protein MTSEPTRHPRAILAIILVSYLMIILDVSIVITGLPLIQKDLGFSQAQLSWVQSIYTLAFGGFLLLGARAGDILGRRKTFQAGLVIFTVASLFIGIAQSAAWMIAARGVQGFGAAILAPSTLALLSYSFPEGRERTRATAWYGSAAGIGAACGLVLGGVLAQTLSWRVGFFINLPVGVGMIVLGARYVEETAPTPGRFDLPGAMLSTLGFGALIWGVLETAERGWEYTPALWAIGIGFAVIAAFVAHETRAAQPIMPLRLFDSRERVGAYMARFLYLAAMVGFFFFSTQFMQDVDGFTPLQAGLGFLPMTLVNFLVATRVPDLTDRMGNRALMLLGIAVTAFGMGWLAQAEAGGGYVVNIALPMALIGAGQGFCFGPLTASGIAGTRKEDAGAASGLVNVAHQMGMSFGLALLVAAGAMFGGESFADSYHAAMTTGAVLLALSYLSVWTLIPARAKAPAVAQ, from the coding sequence ATGACATCCGAACCGACGCGCCATCCGCGCGCCATCCTCGCAATCATCCTTGTCAGTTACCTGATGATCATCCTCGACGTGTCCATCGTCATCACCGGCCTGCCGCTGATCCAGAAAGACCTGGGCTTCAGTCAGGCGCAGTTGAGCTGGGTTCAGTCGATCTATACGCTGGCCTTCGGTGGCTTCCTGCTGCTGGGGGCCCGCGCCGGCGACATCCTTGGACGGCGCAAGACGTTTCAGGCCGGGCTGGTGATCTTCACCGTGGCGTCCCTGTTCATCGGCATCGCGCAGAGCGCGGCCTGGATGATCGCCGCGCGCGGTGTGCAGGGCTTTGGCGCGGCCATCCTTGCCCCCTCGACGCTGGCGCTCTTGTCCTATTCCTTTCCGGAGGGGCGCGAACGCACGCGGGCAACGGCCTGGTATGGCTCCGCCGCGGGCATCGGCGCGGCCTGCGGGCTGGTTCTGGGCGGGGTGCTGGCGCAGACCCTGTCCTGGCGCGTGGGGTTCTTCATCAACCTGCCCGTGGGGGTGGGGATGATCGTCCTTGGCGCGCGCTATGTCGAGGAAACCGCACCGACGCCGGGCCGCTTCGATCTGCCTGGAGCCATGCTGTCCACGCTTGGCTTCGGCGCGCTGATCTGGGGCGTTCTCGAGACCGCCGAGCGGGGATGGGAATACACCCCGGCGCTCTGGGCCATCGGCATCGGCTTTGCGGTGATCGCCGCCTTCGTGGCGCACGAGACGCGCGCCGCGCAGCCGATCATGCCGCTGCGGCTTTTCGACAGCCGTGAACGGGTCGGGGCCTACATGGCGCGTTTCCTCTATCTTGCGGCAATGGTCGGTTTCTTCTTTTTCTCGACGCAGTTCATGCAGGATGTCGATGGGTTCACGCCGTTGCAGGCGGGGCTGGGGTTCCTGCCGATGACCCTGGTGAACTTCCTCGTGGCGACACGGGTGCCGGACCTTACCGACAGAATGGGCAACCGGGCGCTGATGCTGCTGGGTATCGCCGTGACAGCCTTCGGCATGGGCTGGCTTGCGCAGGCCGAGGCCGGTGGCGGCTATGTCGTGAACATCGCCCTGCCGATGGCGCTGATCGGTGCGGGACAGGGGTTCTGCTTCGGCCCGCTGACGGCAAGCGGCATCGCGGGCACCCGCAAGGAGGATGCGGGCGCCGCCTCGGGCCTCGTGAACGTGGCGCACCAGATGGGAATGTCGTTCGGCCTTGCCCTGCTGGTCGCGGCGGGCGCGATGTTCGGCGGCGAGAGCTTTGCCGACAGCTACCACGCGGCAATGACCACCGGCGCGGTCCTGCTGGCTCTGTCCTACCTGTCGGTCTGGACGCTGATCCCGGCCCGCGCAAAGGCGCCCGCTGTGGCGCAATGA
- the cdhC_1 gene encoding Caffeine dehydrogenase subunit gamma: protein MSPPIEFRLRRRVFLTGTAVAAVSTGLRAGAGAAQSATPAMPGADTSTVTLMVNGEAREITVDNRTTLLDALRETLQLTGTKKGCDHGQCGACTCTVNGTRVNSCLSLAVMHDGDEVETIEGIGTPDRMDPMQAAFVEHDGFQCGYCTPGQIQSGRAVIDEIRAGIPSHVTGDLTAEIAITDAEIRERMSGNICRCGAYANILAAITQVAEDQA from the coding sequence ATGTCCCCACCCATCGAATTCCGACTCCGCCGCCGCGTGTTCCTGACCGGGACCGCCGTTGCAGCTGTGTCCACCGGTTTGCGGGCCGGCGCCGGCGCGGCACAGTCCGCCACGCCGGCAATGCCCGGTGCCGACACCAGCACCGTCACCCTGATGGTCAACGGCGAAGCCCGCGAGATCACGGTCGACAACCGCACCACTCTGCTGGACGCCTTGCGCGAGACCCTGCAATTGACCGGCACCAAGAAGGGCTGCGACCACGGCCAGTGCGGGGCCTGCACCTGCACGGTGAACGGCACCCGTGTGAACTCGTGCCTGTCGCTTGCCGTCATGCATGACGGCGACGAGGTCGAGACCATCGAAGGCATCGGCACGCCGGACCGGATGGATCCGATGCAGGCGGCCTTTGTCGAACACGACGGCTTCCAGTGTGGCTACTGCACCCCGGGCCAGATCCAATCGGGGCGCGCCGTGATCGACGAGATCCGCGCCGGCATCCCCTCCCATGTCACCGGAGACCTGACCGCCGAGATCGCCATCACCGACGCCGAGATCCGCGAGCGGATGTCCGGCAACATCTGCCGCTGCGGGGCCTATGCCAACATCCTCGCCGCCATCACCCAGGTTGCGGAGGACCAGGCATGA